A single region of the Lysinibacillus sp. B2A1 genome encodes:
- a CDS encoding glycerol phosphate lipoteichoic acid synthase, protein MRNLVSKKDDLLHNFLGIYLLAVLMLWIKTYISQLSQFDLGVEGVIQQFLLLINPLGSAMLFLGFSFLFRGKRKYTSLVVIYTLMSIVLYANIVYYRFFSDFITLPTLSQTQNFGDLGGSVLSLLKPYDILFFVDVFVMFYLRFSRKIQKDTQRFGYKKAMTIIAFALVVSIVNLGLAETSRPQLLTRGFDRNYIVKYLGMYNYTIYDSVETMKASSQRALADSSDITEVINYTKSNYAKPNAEYFGAAKGMNVIYLHLESFQNFLINYKLNGEEVTPFLNSLTKDKNTMYFDNFFHQTGQGKTSDAEFMLENSLFGLPQGSAYITKAQNTYQAAPSILKDYGYTSAVFHGNNRSFWNRNVIYRSFGYDKFFDASYYNTASSDDMAEYGVLDKPFFEQSQSLLSSLPQPFYTKLITVGNHYPYKMDQNLVTIDKANTGDASVDNYFQTARYADEAIEQVFNQLKELGLYDNTMIVLYGDHYGISDNHNAAMEQVIGKEITPYESTNLQRVPLFIHVPGMQGGTNHTYGGQIDLLPTLLHLQGIDTQKFVQFGSDLLSEEHNEIVPFRNGDFVSPTIYSINEKYYDNKTGLLLDDSQLESAKAIKNEVDRKLELSDKVVNGDLLRFYTPTGYTPVDPSQYNYSKDENVESN, encoded by the coding sequence ATGAGAAATCTAGTAAGTAAAAAAGATGATCTATTACACAACTTTTTAGGAATATATTTATTAGCTGTTTTAATGCTATGGATTAAAACATATATCAGTCAACTATCACAATTTGACCTAGGCGTGGAAGGAGTTATTCAACAATTCCTTTTACTAATAAATCCACTAGGCTCGGCAATGCTATTTCTAGGATTTTCATTTTTATTTAGAGGAAAACGAAAATATACATCACTAGTTGTAATTTACACTTTGATGTCTATTGTTTTATATGCCAATATTGTTTATTACCGATTCTTTAGTGATTTCATTACATTACCTACACTTTCTCAAACGCAGAACTTCGGGGATTTAGGAGGTAGTGTTCTTTCTTTACTAAAGCCTTATGATATTTTGTTCTTTGTCGATGTATTTGTCATGTTTTATCTACGATTTTCAAGAAAAATACAAAAAGATACTCAGCGTTTTGGCTATAAAAAAGCAATGACAATCATTGCATTTGCATTAGTAGTATCAATCGTAAATTTAGGACTAGCTGAAACTAGTCGTCCACAGCTATTAACGCGTGGTTTTGATAGAAACTATATTGTGAAATATTTAGGAATGTATAACTATACGATTTATGATTCAGTAGAAACGATGAAAGCATCTTCTCAGAGGGCTTTGGCGGATAGTAGTGATATTACAGAAGTGATTAACTATACAAAGTCTAACTACGCCAAACCTAATGCAGAATATTTTGGTGCAGCAAAAGGAATGAACGTTATCTATTTACATTTAGAATCATTCCAAAACTTTCTTATCAACTATAAATTAAACGGTGAAGAAGTTACACCATTTTTAAATTCATTAACAAAAGATAAGAATACAATGTATTTTGATAATTTCTTCCATCAAACAGGTCAAGGTAAAACGTCCGATGCAGAATTTATGCTGGAAAATTCTTTATTTGGGTTACCACAAGGATCAGCTTATATAACAAAAGCACAAAATACGTATCAGGCAGCTCCTAGTATTTTAAAAGATTATGGTTATACATCGGCTGTATTCCATGGTAATAACAGAAGCTTCTGGAACCGAAATGTCATTTATAGATCATTTGGATACGACAAATTCTTTGATGCTAGTTATTATAACACGGCTTCTTCAGATGATATGGCCGAATATGGTGTGTTAGATAAACCTTTCTTTGAACAATCTCAAAGTCTTTTAAGTTCCTTACCTCAACCTTTTTATACAAAATTAATTACGGTAGGGAATCACTATCCATATAAAATGGATCAGAACTTAGTTACAATTGATAAAGCTAATACTGGAGATGCAAGCGTTGATAATTATTTCCAAACAGCTCGCTATGCAGATGAAGCAATCGAACAGGTCTTCAATCAATTAAAAGAATTAGGCTTATATGATAATACGATGATTGTTCTTTATGGTGACCATTACGGAATTTCCGATAATCATAATGCAGCGATGGAACAAGTGATTGGGAAAGAAATTACACCATATGAAAGTACTAATTTACAACGCGTGCCATTATTTATACATGTTCCAGGAATGCAAGGTGGAACTAACCATACTTATGGGGGGCAAATAGACCTTCTTCCGACGCTATTACATTTACAAGGAATTGATACGCAAAAATTTGTTCAATTTGGTTCAGACTTATTATCAGAAGAGCATAATGAAATTGTGCCATTTAGAAATGGAGATTTTGTTAGCCCTACGATTTATTCAATTAATGAAAAATATTATGATAATAAAACAGGTTTACTACTGGATGACAGTCAATTAGAGTCTGCGAAAGCTATCAAAAATGAAGTAGATCGTAAATTGGAATTGTCTGATAAAGTCGTGAATGGTGATTTATTGAGATTCTATACGCCAACAGGTTATACTCCAGTTGATCCTTCTCAGTATAATTACTCCAAAGATGAGAATGTAGAATCGAATTAA
- a CDS encoding 23S rRNA (uracil(1939)-C(5))-methyltransferase RlmD: MSAPVKKNNRLTVYIEDLTHDGNGVAKVDGYPLFIQGGLPNETAEVHVLKTLKNYGFAKVVEIIKPSPDRVEAPCDYFQQCGGCQLQHLSYKGQLKWKENMVRNVMQRIGKIDAPVLPVKGMEEPWHYRNKAQIPFSTNEAGQAIAGFYKTKTHSIVDMERCLIQTGEADAILAGLKKELAKIGIQPYNELSHEGMLRHVVIRKARATGEVMVVLVTKKKKFPQKEAAVAIIQKLLPNVTSIMQNINSNKTNVIFGDETVNLWGKDVIIDTIGDVRFEISARSFYQVNPEQTEVLYKQALDYADLQGDERVIDAYCGIGTISLFLAQKAKAVMGVEIVPQAIEDAKRNAALNGFTNTYFEAGPAEEVIPRWYKEGKEADVLVVDPPRKGCDEALLKTILEQRPKRVVYVSCNPATLARDLRILEDGGYQTQEIQPVDMFPHSTHCEAVARLNLTEI, translated from the coding sequence ATGTCAGCACCCGTGAAAAAGAATAATCGACTAACAGTTTATATAGAAGATTTAACACATGATGGCAATGGCGTCGCAAAGGTCGATGGCTATCCATTATTTATTCAAGGCGGACTTCCTAATGAAACGGCAGAAGTTCATGTGTTGAAAACCTTAAAAAATTACGGCTTCGCAAAAGTTGTAGAAATTATCAAGCCGTCCCCAGATCGTGTGGAAGCACCTTGTGACTATTTCCAGCAATGTGGCGGCTGCCAATTACAGCATTTATCCTATAAAGGACAATTAAAATGGAAAGAAAATATGGTACGGAACGTTATGCAACGCATAGGTAAAATTGATGCACCTGTTCTTCCTGTGAAAGGAATGGAAGAGCCTTGGCATTACCGCAATAAAGCACAAATTCCTTTTTCCACAAATGAAGCAGGACAAGCAATTGCAGGTTTTTATAAAACAAAAACGCATAGCATTGTCGATATGGAACGTTGTTTAATTCAAACAGGTGAGGCGGACGCTATTCTTGCGGGCTTAAAGAAGGAATTAGCGAAAATAGGTATCCAGCCATACAATGAGCTATCGCATGAGGGAATGCTACGTCACGTAGTCATTCGTAAAGCTCGTGCAACTGGCGAAGTCATGGTTGTACTCGTAACGAAAAAGAAAAAGTTCCCTCAAAAAGAGGCAGCCGTTGCGATAATACAAAAGCTTTTACCGAATGTCACATCAATTATGCAAAACATCAACAGTAACAAAACAAATGTCATTTTCGGTGATGAGACCGTAAATCTATGGGGCAAGGACGTTATTATCGATACAATTGGTGATGTACGCTTTGAAATTTCAGCTCGTTCATTCTATCAAGTAAACCCTGAACAAACTGAAGTTCTTTACAAACAAGCACTAGACTATGCTGATTTACAGGGTGATGAACGAGTAATTGATGCCTACTGTGGAATCGGTACCATTTCATTATTCCTTGCTCAAAAAGCAAAGGCAGTCATGGGCGTAGAAATTGTCCCACAAGCTATTGAAGATGCAAAGCGTAACGCAGCACTGAACGGCTTTACAAATACGTATTTTGAGGCAGGTCCAGCAGAAGAAGTAATTCCACGTTGGTATAAGGAAGGAAAAGAAGCTGATGTCCTTGTTGTAGACCCACCACGTAAGGGCTGTGATGAAGCACTTTTAAAAACCATTTTAGAGCAACGTCCGAAGCGGGTTGTCTATGTATCATGTAATCCAGCCACACTTGCACGTGACCTACGTATTCTGGAGGATGGCGGCTATCAAACACAGGAAATTCAACCAGTAGACATGTTCCCGCATTCGACACATTGTGAAGCGGTGGCAAGGTTGAACTTAACAGAGATATAA
- a CDS encoding cytochrome D ubiquinol oxidase subunit II, protein MTLEILGISVLWIFLFGYVIVASIDFGAGFFNAYSLLIGKNHILTNIIKRYLSPVWEVTNVFLVFFFVGIVGFFPQTAFYYGTILLVPVSISLVLLAIRGSYYAFESYGSRGHIGYTLTYGVAGLLIPASLSVVFAIAGGGYVDIVNGQPVLNYWTLYTSAFAWSIVVLSIAAVLYISAVFLTWYAHKAKDKEATNLMRKYALIWAAPLMVSALGIVYEMKSINPESYNHMVELWWLFAISAILFIITVLLIWMRKNYGLAVGLLIAQFAVAFFAYGIAQYPYLLYPYLTIYDSFTSTQMAIALVIAFILGLCLLIPSLFLLLKLFLFNKNYVTGKEDNHA, encoded by the coding sequence ATGACTTTAGAGATTTTAGGTATATCAGTACTATGGATTTTCCTATTCGGCTATGTCATTGTTGCATCGATTGATTTTGGAGCAGGTTTCTTTAACGCCTATAGCCTACTCATTGGGAAAAATCATATTTTAACAAATATTATTAAGCGTTATTTATCGCCTGTTTGGGAAGTAACGAATGTCTTTTTAGTATTTTTCTTTGTTGGGATTGTAGGGTTTTTCCCACAAACAGCCTTTTATTATGGAACGATTTTACTTGTGCCAGTTAGTATTTCACTCGTGCTGCTAGCAATACGAGGCTCCTACTATGCGTTTGAATCATACGGCTCACGAGGTCATATCGGATACACACTGACATATGGTGTGGCAGGCTTACTTATCCCAGCCTCTCTATCCGTCGTATTTGCAATTGCTGGTGGTGGATATGTTGATATTGTCAATGGGCAGCCCGTCTTAAATTATTGGACGCTCTACACAAGTGCATTTGCTTGGAGTATTGTCGTTTTGAGCATAGCTGCTGTACTTTATATCTCAGCTGTATTTTTAACATGGTATGCCCATAAAGCAAAGGATAAGGAAGCCACAAACCTAATGCGAAAATATGCGCTTATCTGGGCCGCACCTTTAATGGTTAGTGCGCTAGGCATTGTGTATGAAATGAAATCCATCAACCCAGAGAGCTATAATCATATGGTTGAATTATGGTGGCTGTTTGCCATATCAGCAATTCTATTTATTATTACTGTGTTATTAATATGGATGCGAAAAAATTACGGTCTTGCTGTAGGACTATTGATTGCCCAATTTGCAGTGGCATTCTTTGCCTACGGTATCGCCCAATATCCATATTTGCTGTATCCATATTTAACAATTTACGATAGCTTCACAAGTACACAAATGGCGATTGCACTCGTGATTGCGTTTATTTTAGGTCTATGTCTGCTTATTCCGTCACTATTTTTATTGCTGAAGCTATTCCTATTTAACAAAAATTACGTGACAGGAAAAGAAGACAATCACGCATAG
- a CDS encoding cytochrome ubiquinol oxidase subunit I, with the protein MINESAVFWSRALTELTLSFHIIYATIGVGVPLMIMIAQWTGYRKNDEHYILMARRWARGFVITVAVGVVTGTAIGLQLSLLWPNFMQLAGQTIALPLFMETFAFFFEAIFLGIYLYTWDRFDSQKKHMLLLIPVAVGASMSAVFITIVNAFMNAPQGFDIVDGQLVNIQPFLAMFNPAMPTKVAHVLVTAYMTSAFVLAAIAGYRMLRGSKHVYHKKSLLLLMKIGLIFSIAAAIIGDFSGKYLAEYQPEKLAAAEWHFETEDKASLILFGVLDGEEVKYAIKVPYALSILAHNNPTAEVIGLDQFAEEDRPPLYIHYLFNIMVFIGMFMVLVSLLYVVGKARSWQFIHTRWFRWIIVAGGPLSIIAIEAGWWLAEVGRQPWILYGLMRTPEGATTSDHVDLMMLLFTGVYAVLAVGSIVVLVRMFKKNPIEREIEDRHSEKGGDFL; encoded by the coding sequence ATGATTAATGAATCAGCAGTCTTTTGGAGTAGAGCATTAACTGAGCTAACATTATCGTTCCATATTATTTATGCAACGATTGGTGTTGGTGTTCCGTTAATGATTATGATTGCTCAATGGACTGGATATAGAAAGAACGATGAGCATTATATATTAATGGCGAGACGCTGGGCACGTGGTTTTGTCATTACTGTTGCAGTTGGTGTAGTTACGGGAACAGCAATAGGCTTACAGTTATCTTTATTATGGCCTAACTTTATGCAACTTGCTGGTCAAACAATTGCGTTACCACTCTTTATGGAAACGTTTGCATTTTTCTTTGAAGCTATCTTCTTGGGAATTTATTTATACACATGGGATCGCTTTGATAGTCAGAAAAAGCACATGTTATTGCTAATTCCTGTAGCTGTAGGTGCATCCATGTCTGCTGTGTTTATTACAATTGTCAACGCATTTATGAATGCACCACAGGGCTTTGATATTGTAGATGGGCAGCTAGTGAATATTCAACCCTTTTTAGCAATGTTTAATCCAGCGATGCCAACAAAGGTAGCTCATGTTCTTGTGACAGCCTATATGACATCGGCATTTGTCTTAGCAGCAATTGCAGGATACCGTATGCTTCGAGGTTCTAAGCATGTGTACCATAAAAAATCATTATTATTACTTATGAAGATTGGCCTGATTTTCTCTATTGCAGCAGCAATTATCGGAGATTTCTCAGGAAAGTACTTAGCAGAATACCAGCCAGAAAAATTAGCGGCAGCTGAATGGCATTTTGAAACGGAAGATAAAGCCTCACTTATACTTTTTGGTGTGTTAGATGGTGAGGAAGTGAAATATGCCATAAAGGTTCCGTATGCCCTTAGTATATTGGCTCATAATAACCCAACTGCAGAGGTTATTGGCTTAGATCAATTTGCAGAGGAAGACAGACCACCACTTTATATTCACTATCTTTTTAATATAATGGTGTTTATTGGCATGTTCATGGTGCTTGTTTCACTGCTTTATGTAGTGGGGAAAGCACGTAGCTGGCAGTTTATCCACACACGTTGGTTTAGATGGATTATTGTTGCAGGAGGACCGCTTTCCATTATTGCTATTGAAGCAGGCTGGTGGCTCGCAGAAGTTGGGCGACAACCTTGGATTTTATATGGATTAATGCGAACACCAGAGGGGGCAACTACGAGTGATCATGTAGATTTAATGATGCTATTATTTACTGGTGTCTATGCCGTATTGGCAGTAGGAAGTATTGTGGTATTGGTTCGTATGTTCAAAAAGAATCCAATTGAACGTGAAATTGAAGATCGCCATTCTGAAAAAGGCGGTGATTTCCTATGA
- a CDS encoding diacylglycerol kinase, protein MKRARIIYNPTSGREVFKKHLPEVLEKLEVAGYETSCHATTCEGDATIAAKNAVERGFDIIIAVGGDGTLNEVVSGVSPFEKRPKVGLIPMGTTNDFARAVHIPRNIEDAVDIIIQGDTLPVDVGLLNGERYFINISAGGRITELTYEVPSKMKTMLGQLAYYLKAVEMIPSIKASHMRIEYDGEVFDGDAMMFLCGLTNSVGGFEKLAPDASINDGYFTLLVLKKVSLPEFIQLAAMALRGEHLNDDRVIYKKASVVKVTTEDEIHLNLDGEYGGDAPATFENLKRHIEIFVPLADIREEDRI, encoded by the coding sequence ATGAAACGTGCAAGAATCATTTATAATCCTACATCTGGACGAGAGGTATTTAAAAAGCATCTACCAGAAGTATTGGAAAAACTAGAGGTAGCAGGCTATGAGACATCTTGTCATGCAACAACTTGTGAAGGCGATGCAACCATTGCGGCAAAAAATGCAGTAGAACGTGGCTTTGATATTATTATTGCGGTTGGTGGAGATGGCACATTAAATGAAGTTGTTTCAGGTGTGAGCCCATTCGAAAAACGTCCAAAAGTTGGTTTAATTCCGATGGGTACAACAAATGACTTTGCTCGCGCTGTGCATATTCCCCGAAATATTGAAGATGCTGTAGATATTATTATACAGGGTGATACGTTGCCAGTGGATGTAGGTTTATTAAATGGGGAACGCTATTTCATCAATATTTCTGCGGGTGGCCGCATTACCGAGTTGACCTACGAAGTACCAAGTAAAATGAAAACAATGCTAGGACAGCTAGCTTATTATTTAAAAGCAGTAGAAATGATTCCATCCATCAAGGCTTCCCACATGCGTATTGAATATGATGGTGAGGTTTTCGATGGAGATGCAATGATGTTTTTATGTGGCTTAACAAATTCAGTGGGCGGCTTTGAAAAACTTGCACCAGACGCAAGTATCAATGATGGATACTTTACGTTATTAGTATTGAAAAAAGTAAGCCTTCCTGAATTTATCCAGCTGGCAGCAATGGCTTTAAGAGGCGAGCATTTAAATGATGATCGAGTGATTTATAAAAAAGCAAGTGTGGTAAAAGTGACGACAGAAGATGAAATACATTTAAACCTAGATGGCGAATATGGTGGGGATGCGCCTGCCACGTTTGAAAATCTAAAACGCCATATTGAAATTTTTGTGCCACTTGCAGATATTCGTGAGGAAGATCGTATTTAA